A genome region from Bacteroidota bacterium includes the following:
- a CDS encoding prolipoprotein diacylglyceryl transferase yields the protein MLAQTLSHEDHRMYPILFRIFGLPIYSFGLMMAIAFMVALSLFGAEVKRRGQNEKLVNGVSMLALILGVAGSKLFSVFEDWDAFTRAPIKTLFSPSGLTFYGGFICATIGILIYLRKHKVPFRLFADMIAPIVFLAYGIGRIGCQLAGDGDYGIPTHQAWGMHYSGGTAKPTYVFEEYFARYPNERVAWQYDSLRAIKTGTDALGQTITRFDEVVTCQPTPIMETIAAVVCFLFLWSRRKRDERQPGKMFAMTVVLMGIERLLVEFMRINPLYFSLSMAQWISIGLIIYGIVAIARMKPAPIKST from the coding sequence GTGTTAGCACAAACACTTTCGCACGAAGACCACCGTATGTATCCGATCCTGTTCAGAATCTTTGGCTTGCCGATATACAGTTTCGGGCTGATGATGGCGATCGCGTTCATGGTTGCGCTGTCGCTGTTCGGCGCTGAAGTGAAGCGCCGCGGCCAGAATGAAAAGCTCGTTAATGGTGTGTCCATGCTTGCACTGATTCTTGGCGTTGCAGGCTCCAAGCTTTTTTCCGTATTCGAGGATTGGGATGCATTTACCCGAGCACCGATCAAGACATTGTTCTCTCCGTCTGGTCTGACGTTCTATGGAGGCTTTATCTGTGCAACGATCGGTATTCTCATCTACCTTCGCAAGCACAAAGTGCCGTTCCGGCTATTCGCGGATATGATCGCGCCGATCGTGTTTCTTGCCTACGGCATCGGTCGTATCGGCTGCCAGCTCGCGGGTGACGGCGACTATGGCATCCCGACGCATCAGGCCTGGGGAATGCACTATTCGGGAGGGACAGCAAAACCCACGTATGTGTTCGAGGAGTACTTCGCACGATACCCCAACGAGAGAGTGGCATGGCAGTACGATTCGCTTCGCGCGATCAAGACCGGTACCGATGCGCTCGGCCAGACGATCACTCGCTTCGACGAAGTGGTCACGTGCCAGCCTACGCCGATCATGGAGACGATCGCAGCCGTTGTGTGCTTCTTGTTTTTGTGGTCCCGCCGCAAACGAGACGAGCGACAACCGGGAAAGATGTTTGCAATGACGGTCGTGCTGATGGGGATTGAGCGATTGCTCGTCGAGTTCATGAGGATCAATCCGCTGTACTTCTCGCTCTCGATGGCGCAGTGGATATCGATCGGGCTGATCATCTATGGTATTGTGGCGATTGCACGCATGAAACCGGCACCCATCAAGTCCACATAG
- the paaA gene encoding 1,2-phenylacetyl-CoA epoxidase subunit A, with amino-acid sequence MYGNAYIDKNDIRPSTDVDDPVKLEEFEARIARGEKIEPDDWMPAKYRKTLIRMIEQHAHSEIIGALPEGTWITRAPSFKRKLALIAKVQDEVGHGHLLYAAAETLGKSREAMINDLLNGKSKYSNVFNYPAKTWADIAVIGFLVDAGAIVNQLANSKGSYGPYCRALERICYEESFHLKQGYDAFVALAAGTPKQRAMVQDALNRWWFPPLMHFFGPPDDLSVHSEELIRWKVKMMTNEEMRQEFMDQYVPKIWEMGLTLPDPKLRRDETTGKWEYTQPDWDEFFRVINGDGPCNKERLAVRRYAELSGRWVREALKNPKQVHHVPYA; translated from the coding sequence ATGTACGGTAACGCATACATTGACAAGAACGACATCCGTCCTTCGACGGACGTTGACGATCCGGTAAAACTGGAAGAGTTCGAAGCACGGATCGCGCGTGGCGAGAAGATCGAACCCGACGATTGGATGCCGGCGAAATATCGCAAGACGCTCATTCGCATGATCGAGCAGCACGCGCACTCCGAGATCATCGGCGCGCTGCCCGAGGGCACGTGGATCACACGCGCACCAAGCTTCAAACGCAAGCTGGCCCTGATCGCGAAGGTGCAGGATGAGGTCGGGCACGGCCATTTGCTCTATGCTGCCGCCGAGACGCTCGGGAAGTCGCGTGAAGCGATGATCAACGATCTACTCAACGGAAAGTCGAAGTACAGCAATGTCTTCAACTATCCGGCGAAAACCTGGGCCGACATCGCGGTTATCGGCTTCCTCGTCGATGCAGGTGCGATCGTCAATCAGCTCGCAAACTCGAAAGGGAGCTACGGACCGTATTGCCGCGCACTCGAGCGGATCTGCTACGAAGAGTCATTCCATCTGAAGCAGGGCTACGATGCCTTCGTCGCGCTCGCTGCCGGCACGCCGAAGCAGCGTGCGATGGTGCAGGACGCGCTCAACCGCTGGTGGTTTCCCCCGCTGATGCACTTCTTCGGCCCGCCGGACGATCTCTCGGTACATAGCGAAGAGCTCATTCGTTGGAAAGTCAAAATGATGACTAATGAAGAGATGCGTCAGGAATTCATGGACCAGTACGTCCCGAAGATCTGGGAAATGGGCCTGACCCTTCCCGACCCGAAACTCCGAAGGGACGAGACCACCGGCAAGTGGGAATACACACAACCGGATTGGGACGAGTTCTTCCGCGTCATCAACGGTGATGGCCCCTGCAACAAAGAACGATTGGCTGTGCGCCGCTACGCCGAACTAAGCGGTCGCTGGGTGCGCGAAGCGCTCAAGAATCCGAAGCAGGTTCATCACGTCCCCTACGCATAA
- a CDS encoding thiolase family protein produces MNTTVILSGARTPIGAFMGALSDLTAPQLGSAAIKAALERSGVKPEEINEVLMGCVLTGGIGQAPARQASLGAGIPNSVPCTTVNKVCGSGMKTVMLGTQSIMTGDNKLVVAGGMESMSNAPFILPKARSGYKMGNGTLVDSMINDGLWDPYNNFHMGNCGEICARDLKITREEQDEFSIRSFKLANESLDKGYFADEIIPVQAPKGKETVTVSEDEGPRKVKYDKIPTLKPSFDKNGTITPANASSINDGAAALVLADEAYAKEKGLKPTAKVVAYSSYAHEPHLFTTAPVTSIEMVLARAGMKVSDIDLFEINEAFAVVPLAAQKQLGIPTEKLNTMGGAVALGHPIGASGTRIILTLLTALKRANKKIGLASICIGGGEATSIIVERF; encoded by the coding sequence ATGAATACGACCGTTATCTTGTCTGGCGCCCGCACTCCGATTGGCGCATTTATGGGAGCCCTTTCCGATCTTACTGCGCCGCAGCTTGGTTCTGCCGCGATCAAGGCCGCGCTGGAGCGCTCGGGCGTTAAACCGGAAGAAATCAATGAGGTATTGATGGGCTGCGTGTTGACAGGCGGCATCGGTCAGGCACCTGCACGTCAGGCATCGCTCGGAGCTGGCATCCCGAATTCGGTGCCGTGTACCACCGTCAATAAAGTGTGCGGTTCCGGCATGAAGACTGTTATGCTCGGTACGCAGAGCATCATGACCGGCGATAACAAGCTGGTCGTCGCCGGCGGCATGGAATCGATGTCCAATGCACCGTTCATTCTTCCGAAGGCGCGCAGTGGGTACAAGATGGGTAACGGAACGCTCGTCGACAGTATGATCAACGACGGACTCTGGGACCCGTACAATAATTTTCACATGGGCAACTGCGGCGAGATCTGCGCCCGCGACCTGAAGATCACGCGCGAAGAACAGGACGAATTCTCGATCCGCAGTTTCAAGCTCGCCAACGAGTCGCTCGATAAAGGATACTTTGCAGACGAGATCATTCCGGTTCAGGCCCCGAAGGGGAAAGAGACCGTGACGGTCAGCGAGGACGAAGGCCCGCGCAAAGTGAAGTATGATAAGATCCCGACACTGAAGCCGTCGTTCGATAAGAATGGCACGATTACTCCGGCAAATGCCAGTTCGATCAACGACGGAGCGGCTGCACTTGTCCTTGCGGACGAGGCCTACGCAAAGGAAAAGGGATTGAAGCCGACTGCGAAAGTGGTCGCGTACTCCAGCTATGCACATGAACCGCACCTCTTCACGACGGCGCCGGTCACCTCGATCGAGATGGTATTGGCTCGTGCCGGCATGAAGGTGAGCGATATCGACCTCTTCGAGATCAACGAGGCGTTTGCTGTCGTCCCGCTCGCCGCACAGAAGCAACTGGGTATCCCGACCGAGAAGCTCAACACGATGGGCGGCGCAGTCGCACTCGGGCATCCGATCGGCGCAAGCGGCACCCGCATTATCCTGACCCTGCTGACGGCGCTCAAGCGCGCGAACAAGAAGATCGGTCTCGCATCGATCTGTATCGGGGGCGGCGAAGCGACGAGCATTATCGTTGAGCGCTTCTAA
- a CDS encoding TetR family transcriptional regulator, producing MKSKPRKDQIRQKAQLLFREKGYASTSMRDLADSLGIEAASLYNHITSKEEILQDICFSMATAFFAALEPIVDTDLAPPEKLRSAMEAHLGVIAANSNASAVFLHEWRHLGEPYLSDFRLMRRRYERMFRFIVESGMKTGDFREGDVIMTTRTILSSMNWTYEWYNPNGKVSPKAMSQLIGSLLLDGLIVQ from the coding sequence ATGAAATCGAAACCGCGTAAAGACCAAATCCGCCAGAAGGCCCAGCTCCTGTTCCGGGAGAAGGGGTACGCATCGACGTCGATGCGCGACCTTGCGGATTCGCTCGGAATCGAGGCGGCAAGCCTGTATAATCACATCACCTCCAAAGAGGAGATTCTGCAGGATATCTGCTTCTCGATGGCGACGGCGTTCTTCGCCGCGCTGGAGCCGATCGTGGATACCGATCTTGCTCCGCCCGAGAAGCTGCGTTCAGCGATGGAAGCGCATCTTGGGGTGATCGCGGCAAACTCGAATGCCTCTGCGGTGTTTCTGCACGAATGGAGACATTTGGGCGAACCGTATCTCTCGGATTTCCGGTTGATGCGCCGTCGCTACGAACGCATGTTCCGTTTTATCGTCGAATCGGGCATGAAAACCGGCGACTTCCGTGAAGGCGATGTTATTATGACAACCCGAACCATCCTTTCGTCGATGAACTGGACTTATGAATGGTATAACCCGAACGGGAAGGTGTCGCCAAAAGCTATGAGCCAGCTCATCGGCTCGTTATTGCTCGATGGTTTGATCGTACAGTAG
- a CDS encoding host attachment protein: MKKVEVIITANFGALKAYRIEEKSLVHRRGCELIRKTEYERAHKKLSEIVTDRAGRFRGSGVATNKNRSFGEEHHLADDLKQKAVKQIAHDIDGVIKHTPANGYYLAVPKAISKDILDRLSAATRSKITKRVDVDIVKEPVQAIRDRFKV, encoded by the coding sequence ATGAAAAAGGTTGAAGTCATTATCACAGCGAACTTTGGTGCTCTGAAGGCATATCGCATCGAAGAGAAGTCCCTTGTCCATCGTCGCGGTTGCGAACTCATTCGTAAGACGGAGTATGAACGCGCCCATAAGAAATTGTCGGAGATCGTGACCGATCGTGCCGGGCGCTTCCGTGGGTCGGGGGTAGCGACGAATAAGAACCGCTCCTTCGGCGAGGAACATCATCTGGCTGACGACTTGAAACAGAAGGCGGTAAAGCAGATCGCCCATGATATCGACGGTGTTATCAAGCACACACCTGCAAACGGATATTATCTTGCGGTCCCAAAAGCAATCTCGAAGGACATCCTCGATCGATTAAGTGCGGCGACGCGGTCGAAGATTACCAAGCGTGTCGATGTCGACATCGTCAAGGAGCCCGTACAGGCGATCAGAGACCGATTCAAGGTCTGA
- a CDS encoding 3-hydroxybutyryl-CoA dehydrogenase, producing MSIKHVMVVGAGTMGNGIAHVFAQSGFNVTLVDIKDDFLTRARDTIGANLARQVKKGVLTEDDSKATLARITTSTDLEGSAKNADFIIEAATENFSLKKDIFKKLDANAKTGVILATNTSSISVTELAAQTGRSERVIGMHFFNPVPVMKLVEIIRAIQTTDEVYAQVKQLSEQLGKTPVEVNDFPGFVSNRILMPMINEAIYCVMEGVAKPEDIDTVMKLGMAHPMGPLQLADFIGLDVCLAIMNVLHEGLADTKYRPCPLLKKMVAAGMLGKKSGKGFYNY from the coding sequence ATGTCGATCAAGCATGTCATGGTAGTCGGTGCGGGGACGATGGGCAACGGTATTGCTCATGTGTTCGCACAAAGCGGGTTCAACGTTACGCTCGTCGATATTAAAGACGATTTCCTTACACGGGCGCGTGATACGATCGGTGCGAATTTGGCACGTCAGGTCAAGAAGGGCGTATTGACAGAGGACGATTCGAAGGCGACACTCGCTCGTATCACTACATCGACCGACCTTGAAGGCTCTGCGAAGAATGCCGATTTTATCATCGAAGCGGCGACAGAAAATTTCTCGCTGAAGAAAGATATCTTCAAGAAGCTCGATGCGAACGCGAAGACCGGCGTGATTCTTGCGACCAATACCAGCTCGATCTCAGTGACCGAACTGGCCGCACAGACGGGCCGCAGTGAGCGGGTGATCGGGATGCACTTCTTCAATCCGGTGCCGGTGATGAAGCTCGTCGAGATTATCCGTGCTATTCAGACCACGGACGAAGTGTATGCACAGGTGAAGCAGCTTTCGGAGCAGCTTGGCAAAACTCCGGTCGAAGTGAACGACTTCCCGGGCTTTGTCTCAAACCGCATCCTGATGCCGATGATCAACGAAGCGATCTACTGCGTGATGGAAGGGGTCGCGAAGCCGGAGGATATCGATACGGTCATGAAGCTCGGCATGGCGCACCCAATGGGACCGTTGCAACTTGCAGATTTTATCGGCTTGGATGTCTGTCTTGCAATCATGAATGTCCTTCACGAAGGGCTTGCCGACACCAAGTATCGTCCGTGTCCGCTGCTGAAGAAGATGGTGGCGGCAGGGATGCTCGGCAAGAAGTCGGGTAAGGGATTCTACAACTACTGA
- a CDS encoding glutaredoxin family protein, with amino-acid sequence MATPQVQFITKEGGCSLCDDLFAELESAADYTEFDLEILKIDYDDELREKYWDKIPVVIINGKVAFKYRATRDQLIKAIEGRSGWKFWK; translated from the coding sequence ATGGCGACACCTCAGGTTCAGTTTATCACGAAAGAAGGCGGCTGTTCGCTCTGCGACGATCTGTTCGCAGAGTTGGAGTCTGCCGCAGACTACACCGAGTTCGATCTTGAAATCCTCAAGATCGATTACGATGACGAGCTTCGAGAGAAATACTGGGACAAGATCCCCGTCGTGATCATCAACGGGAAGGTTGCATTCAAATATCGTGCGACCCGCGACCAACTCATCAAAGCCATCGAAGGCCGTTCCGGCTGGAAGTTCTGGAAATGA
- the paaC gene encoding phenylacetate-CoA oxygenase subunit PaaC, producing the protein MSEAIKELLYKMGDDALVLGHRNSEWTGLGPILEEDIAFSSLAQDQIGHALALYTLLEKEFAEPDPDRIAFGRDEMQYKCCHFVELPIGEYDFSLMRDFLFDHAEQCRFTSLQGSSFAPLAALAKKIKGELKYHTLHGDLWVTKLGNGTEESHARMQSALNECMRFALGMFEPGEFENELIESGVFIGENALQQEWLAAITPIIEKAGLTMPDLSKIEAEYGGRKGYHTEYLAPMLEEMTEVYRSEEPTAVW; encoded by the coding sequence ATGAGCGAAGCGATCAAAGAACTACTCTATAAGATGGGCGACGACGCCCTTGTGCTCGGCCACCGCAATAGCGAATGGACCGGCCTCGGACCGATCCTCGAAGAGGATATTGCGTTCAGCTCGCTCGCGCAGGATCAGATCGGGCATGCGCTCGCGCTCTATACGTTGCTGGAAAAAGAATTCGCCGAGCCGGATCCGGACCGCATCGCGTTCGGGCGAGATGAAATGCAGTACAAGTGCTGCCATTTCGTCGAGCTGCCGATCGGAGAATACGATTTCTCGCTCATGCGCGATTTCCTCTTCGATCACGCCGAGCAGTGCCGCTTCACTTCGCTCCAGGGCTCGAGCTTCGCACCGCTTGCAGCGCTGGCCAAGAAGATCAAAGGCGAACTGAAGTATCACACGCTCCACGGAGATCTCTGGGTGACGAAGCTTGGCAACGGTACTGAGGAAAGCCATGCCCGTATGCAATCGGCACTCAACGAGTGCATGCGGTTCGCCCTTGGAATGTTCGAGCCGGGCGAGTTTGAGAACGAGCTGATCGAATCCGGAGTATTCATCGGTGAGAACGCATTGCAGCAAGAGTGGCTTGCCGCAATCACGCCGATCATCGAGAAGGCCGGCCTCACGATGCCTGACCTTTCGAAGATCGAAGCGGAGTATGGCGGTCGTAAGGGATATCATACCGAGTACCTCGCGCCGATGCTCGAGGAAATGACCGAAGTCTACCGGAGCGAAGAACCCACAGCCGTGTGGTAA